The proteins below come from a single Eucalyptus grandis isolate ANBG69807.140 chromosome 3, ASM1654582v1, whole genome shotgun sequence genomic window:
- the LOC104437423 gene encoding homogentisate phytyltransferase 1, chloroplastic, whose translation MESSLVRSFASPSVLSTGRKNWRGDDFTKFCFPAQVSQSRERDILRAYNTRSHVTNIKEKLALTRRRNNEWIVNAASGQPLESGPGAYNSGRIWDSVKTAADAFYRFSRPHTVIGTALSIISVSLLAVQKLSDISPLFFTGVLEAVVAALFMNIYIVGLNQISDIDIDKVNKPYLPLASGEYTVGTGVMIVTSFSIMSFWLGWIVGSWPLFWALFISFLLGTAYSINLPMLRWKRSAVVAAMCILAVRAVIVQMAFFLHMQTHVFKRPPVFSRPLIFATAFMSFFSVVIALFKDIPDIDGDKIFGIRSFTVRLGQERVFWTCITLLEVAYGVAILVGSVSSCLWSKVLTVLGHALLGSVLWSRAKSVDLKSKAAITSFYMFIWKLFYAEYLLIPLVR comes from the exons ATGGAGTCTTCGCTTGTCCGTTCGTTTGCCTCGCCTTCTGTGCTCTCCACGG GCAGGAAAAATTGGAGAGGGGACGACTTCACGAAGTTCTGCTTTCCTG CACAAGTTTCACAGAGCAGAGAAAGGGACATCCTCAGAGCATACAATACTAGATCTCATGTTACAAATATTAAGGAAAAACTTGCCCTTACCCGGAGAAGGAATAATGAGTGGATTGTGAATGCGGCCTCTGGACAACCACTTGAGTCTGGGCCAGGAGCTTATAATTCCGGTCGTATCTGGGATTCTGTAAAAACGGCTGCTGATGCTTTTTATCGGTTCTCTCGTCCTCACACAGTTATTGGCACA GCATTGAGCATAATATCAGTTTCTCTGCTTGCGGTTCAGAAGTTGTCAGATATTTCTCCCTTATTTTTCACAGGGGTGCTGGAG GCCGTTGTTGCTGCCCTCTTCATGAATATTTACATTGTGGGTTTAAACCAGATTTCTGACATTGACATAGACAAG GTCAACAAGCCGTATCTTCCGCTTGCATCAGGAGAGTACACGGTTGGAACTGGCGTCATGATTGTTACATCTTTTTCCATTATG AGTTTTTGGCTTGGATGGATCGTTGGTTCATGGCCATTGTTTTGGGCTCTATTTATCAGTTTTTTGCTTGGAACGGCTTATTCTATCAAT TTACCCATGTTGAGATGGAAGAGGTCTGCTGTTGTTGCGGCAATGTGTATTCTGGCTGTCCGGGCAGTGATTGTTCAGATGGCATTTTTTCTGCACATGCAG ACCCATGTGTTCAAAAGACCACCAGTCTTCTCGAGGCCACTAATATTTGCAACTGCATTTATGAGCTTCTTCTCTGTGGTTATCGCATTATTTAAG GACATACCTGATATTGATGGAGACAAGATATTTGGTATCCGATCATTCACTGTTCGCTTGGGTCAAGAGCGG GTATTCTGGACTTGCATAACACTGCTTGAAGTGGCTTATGGTGTGGCCATTCTTGTTGGATCCGTCTCTTCGTGTCTATGGAGTAAAGTCCTCACG GTCCTTGGTCATGCTCTGTTGGGCTCTGTGTTATGGAGTCGCGCCAAGTCCGTTGATCTGAAGAGCAAAGCTGCAATAACATCATTCTACATGTTCATTTGGAAG CTATTTTATGCCGAGTACTTGCTTATCCCTTTAGTGAGGTGA
- the LOC120291837 gene encoding uncharacterized protein LOC120291837, translated as MTLYRPSLIYFINTSFRTIYALSVLQNLPDFGVIVAILWNIWKAINNFIFRHHLLDPRRVVDQSLATAQAAPSSSIATGTTNQSHISPAELWRPPEPGALKVNIDGAFQLGGSEGTMACILRDHHGSFINGLTRSFPASSALQAEFHALSITLRYLMEKKRASDRLVIGSDSKILVDSVMHLLDPPWEVRSLFAEAAALLREFSNLGIRFCERGANFGADWAAKAHKSGSLPSNWASSPPSTLLDILYADALAAKCNIHSF; from the exons ATGACGCTCTACCGACCAAGCTTAATCTATTTCATCAACACATCATTCCGGACAATATATGCCCTCTCTGTTCTACAA AACTTACCTGATTTCGGAGTGATCGTTGCAATCTTGTGGAACATATGGAAAGCCATAAATAATTTCATCTTCCGGCACCACCTTCTTGATCCACGTAGGGTGGTAGATCAGTCTCTTGCAACTGCTCAGGCAGCGCCGTCGTCCTCTATCGCAACCGGCACCACGAATCAATCTCATATCAGTCCAGCAGAACTCTGGCGACCCCCAGAACCTGGAGCCCTGAAAGTTAACATAGATGGGGCATTTCAACTGGGAGGTTCTGAAGGGACTATGGCCTGCATCTTGCGGGATCATCATGGGAGTTTCATCAATGGACTTACCCGAAGTTTTCCAGCTTCGTCGGCTTTGCAAGCCGAATTCCATGCACTGTCGATAACTCTTCGCTACTTGATGGAGAAGAAGCGAGCCTCTGATCGACTCGTGATTGGATCAGACTCCAAAATCCTCGTTGATTCGGTGATGCACCTACTGGATCCGCCATGGGAGGTTCGATCTCTATTTGCTGAAGCTGCGGCTCTTCTTCGTGAGTTCTCCAATTTGGGAATTAGGTTTTGTGAAAGAGGGGCGAATTTTGGGGCGGATTGGGCTGCAAAGGCTCATAAGTCCGGTTCTCTTCCCTCTAACTGGGCCTCCTCGCCTCCTTCTACTTTGTTAGATATCTTGTATGCCGATGCTCTGGCGGCTAAGTGTAATATTCACTCTTTCTAA